The DNA segment ttctcatcatcacccataCCGTTACCAATGTGACGTCGTATACTGGTGACACCAACGAGGCTTTACTCGTATCGAAAACAGCGTCCTTCGCCATCATGAGATGTCATTCTCATCGATTCCCGCATATAAAGCTGAAGGCACGACATGCAAACGATCCaactcaccatcatcacagatCAGACCGACACAATCTTGTCTTCGAACTTATCCGACAAACCCCCGAGAATTGCAACCATGCACTCGTACCTCCTTCTTGCCAGCCTTCTAGGCCTCGCCTCGGCCGCGCCCACCTCATCTACTGACATTCCAAGACAATGGACCCCTCAGGAGCCAGGCTCCATCCCTCGTCATTCCGGAGCGCGTGGCTTCCGTCTCCGCGTCAAcgtcaccaacccctcccttgACCTTACTCCCCCCGTCCAcaacctttttctttccaccGCCCACATCGGCCCGGCCCAGAACCGCGCCGTAGTTAGCTATTCCGGTCCCATTTTCTACCAAAATGGTAGCTACTCCGACATTGCCAATTACCGTGCTGGTATTCTCACCGATGCGGGCCCGCCCGAGTCACCATTCCCGGAAGCCATCCAGTACCAACAAGGCAGCGATGACACCAAGGGCAGCGAGCTCTTCATCAATGCTGGCACTCCTGGTGCTGGTACCGCGATCAGCAAGCTGACAATGCCCTACTCCACCTTGCAAATTTTGGAGGGTGCCCCGATTGTGAAATCGTTTATTGTTTGCGGGAACACGACGATTCCTTACTATGGGGAGAGCAGGAAGTTTGAGGTGGTGAACTGGCTTGGGGCAACTAGGGACTCGACTGGCACACATTTGAGGGTGCCTGAGGGCTGTGTTGCTGTCAATCTGGTGCCGGAATGCGCGTATGACTTTGTGGATTTACCTGAGGGCGCGGCGTATGACAGGACGTTTGTGAATGATGTGCGGTGCTATGAGAGTGTTGCTGCTATTGATTGGAGCAAATATGCTTATTGAGTTGAGGTTCAGGAGAGATTGGGGTGAAGAACattgggaaaagaaggaacaTTGGGTTGTAGACGCTGGGGCCTTAGGGTGGAAGTAATGTCCTGTAATAATTGATTTAGTTGGATTTTGTTgagcttttgctttttgaagttgctttgttgttttttatGTTATTTTGCTGGTCTTGTAAGGCTGAGGTTTGGGCTTGTCACTATAGCTTTGCTGTGCTTGgatgtttgttgttgtgtttggcTGTTTGCGGTTGTGCTTTATTGCAACGCAGCCACTGGAGAATCAAgctgacggcggcggcatgtggtggtgatggcatcAAGGGGGAAACGACAATGTAAATTGGGACAAGGCACAGGGCTAGAGCCACTAATCATGTGGCCCGTTGCAGTATTGGAAGGGGATTCAAGGTCACAGAAATTCTCAATCTCTGGTTGAATAAGGCACTTGAAGAGGTCGCAGCAATATTCGACACAAACACACTAATGGACCACAAAAACGGGAAGGGATAAGAGTGGAAGTATTCGTCGGAAGGGGAACTTCAGAGGTGCACCCGGTGTGGAAACGAACAAGCAAAAGGGTGGAGTGGGACAAAAAGAATCGAGTTGACACGACACGGGACTCGAACTCAC comes from the Podospora pseudocomata strain CBS 415.72m chromosome 5, whole genome shotgun sequence genome and includes:
- a CDS encoding hypothetical protein (EggNog:ENOG503P7HM), whose protein sequence is MQTIQLTIITDQTDTILSSNLSDKPPRIATMHSYLLLASLLGLASAAPTSSTDIPRQWTPQEPGSIPRHSGARGFRLRVNVTNPSLDLTPPVHNLFLSTAHIGPAQNRAVVSYSGPIFYQNGSYSDIANYRAGILTDAGPPESPFPEAIQYQQGSDDTKGSELFINAGTPGAGTAISKLTMPYSTLQILEGAPIVKSFIVCGNTTIPYYGESRKFEVVNWLGATRDSTGTHLRVPEGCVAVNLVPECAYDFVDLPEGAAYDRTFVNDVRCYESVAAIDWSKYAY